The DNA region TGGAGAAGAATGAAGTTTCGCAGTCGGAAGATGAATTTGAGGATTTGCAATCTCGCCGATTTGAAGGCAGTTACAGCTTGAGCGCTGACGTCAGCGAGTCGGAGAGTTCGACTTCGAGCGCGTGTACGTTTTCTTCACGTAATCAGCTGGCTTCGGTCTCGACGACGTCGTCTCCTGTGTATTTGGCTCCGAATTCGCATTGTTTGCCACCGCCTCCGATCATGTTGCCCGTTGTTGGAGATAGACACGTCATCATCTCGCCGGAGAAACCTGATAGGAGTAAAATCGAGCAGCCTGAATTGTCTGGTGAGTTTCCTTGTTAGCACATCAAAACTTTGGTTTGTCATTTATAAATGAGGACCAATTTGAGTTTCTAGATTAAATATAGATTTGGACTTCgatttaatttagtttatttttTCTTGTTCGATAGTAAAGTTAACGAAATTCCCAGAAAATGCAATCTTGATGCATAGCTACGATCTTTCCGCTCAACCGGTGAATCCGGGGCTTAACTATTATGCAAATTGCCGATTTCTTATATTTGTATCTCGGGATTATCAAACTTTTCTGGATGTTTTTTTGGCTGTCTTGAGTAAATAttgtttgatttaaaataaCTAAGTACGACATCCATAAAAGAAAGGACCACATATACATGACATATTTATGCAAGCCACCTCAAAATGGCAAGGCAAAACAATAATTGCAATTTTGCTTGCATTTGCAACTCACTGTGGTAAAAATATCTTGGTGCTAAAGCGcagtaatttttatttttggtaaAATTATTAACCATGAGTTCATTTTGGCATTGGAAAGGACCGTCAAATGTGTTGGCCATTCAGCCAAGGGATCAATCAAACTTGGAGGTCttagatttgtgattttccAAAATACGGAATTAGCGGAGCcattatttattttaactttGGTTTTTTAACGATTTTATGGTGCATTTTATTCTTTCTGATTGGACGTTGCTTATGATGACAGAAGCTGAATTAATGAAGGAAAGATTTGCCAAGTTGTTGCTGGGAGAGGATATGTCAGGGGGAGGGAAGGGTGTCAGCACTGCCCTGGCAATCTCCAATGCAATAACTAATCTTGCTGGTTTGTGTTCTTCGTAGgctctttttgttttttgtttttaggTCCTCGCTCATGAGGTCAAATAACTTCACTATATATTAACAGCTAGTGTTTTTGGAGAGCTCTGGAAGTTGGAGCCGTTATCCCCGCAGAAAAAATCAATGTGGCGACGTGAAATGGACTGGCTTTTATATGTGAGTTATTCTATTGTAGAGCTCATCCCATCAGTTCAAGAATTTCCTGGAGGTGGGACCTTTGAGGTTATGGTGACTCAACAACGATCGGACTTGTATGTGAATCTTCCAGCACTTAAGAAGCTAGATGTAATGCTTATCAACATTTTGGATGGGTTTGATGTCAATGAATTTTACTATGTTGATCGAGGGATTGTTGTTGCTGATGGGGATCATGCGGAAGCATATCCAGGTTCAACATCTTCACAGAGACCTTCTACTGCCCTTGAAGAAAAGTGGTGGTTGCCATTCCCGAAGGTTCCATCTAAAGGGTTGTCTGAGGGATCAAGAAAGCTACTCCAACACTGTAAGGAATGCACACAGCAAATTTTTAAAGCTGCTGTGGGTATTAATAGTAGCGTTCTTTCAGAGATGGAAGCGCCTCAAACTTACTTGGAGGGCTTGCCTAAGGTAAGTTAcattttgataattaaatttctattttgaaaaatgaatcATTCTTTTATGGACGTTTGGAGTTTTTTGTTCATATCTTTCTTATACTGAGATACTGTTGCATTGCATTACCTTGTTAACTAAAGAACTTCCTATTTATGTAATTGACATGTTCTGTTGCTTTCGCGTGATGAAAAAGAAATGATATGTTCTTCCTTTCATCTGTTAATTGGAGCTTTTTCTTGTGTATATCATAATGTTTGTGTTCTTTCAGAGTGAGAAGGCTTGTTTAGGAGAAGTCCTCTACCATTTTATAACCTCCGATCAGTTCTCTCCTGATTGTCTTCTTGATTTCCTGGACCTTTCATCCGAGTACAGTACTCTGGAAATAGTGAACAGGATTGAGAGTTCTGTACACTTTTGGAGATTGAAATCTCAAAAGAAGAAACTGAATCGTTCAAAGACAGGCTTGTTATGGGGTAGCACGGTAAAGGGCCTTGTTGATACAGAAAAGAGTAAAACCTATGCACAGCGAGCAGATGCTCTTCTCAAGAACTTGAAGTTGCACTTTCCTGGCCTTCCTCAAACTGTTTTGGACATG from Primulina tabacum isolate GXHZ01 chromosome 14, ASM2559414v2, whole genome shotgun sequence includes:
- the LOC142524064 gene encoding rop guanine nucleotide exchange factor 1-like isoform X2, with the translated sequence MKERFAKLLLGEDMSGGGKGVSTALAISNAITNLAASVFGELWKLEPLSPQKKSMWRREMDWLLYVSYSIVELIPSVQEFPGGGTFEVMVTQQRSDLYVNLPALKKLDVMLINILDGFDVNEFYYVDRGIVVADGDHAEAYPGSTSSQRPSTALEEKWWLPFPKVPSKGLSEGSRKLLQHCKECTQQIFKAAVGINSSVLSEMEAPQTYLEGLPKSEKACLGEVLYHFITSDQFSPDCLLDFLDLSSEYSTLEIVNRIESSVHFWRLKSQKKKLNRSKTGLLWGSTVKGLVDTEKSKTYAQRADALLKNLKLHFPGLPQTVLDMNKIQYNKDIGQSILESYSRVMESLAFNLVARIDDLLYVDDATKQRVMAESILLHNQRGITGSRDPHNQISPMPFIEQSSSSSSQTGSPCRFLMSGSQRPRRSRHARSQPGF
- the LOC142524064 gene encoding rop guanine nucleotide exchange factor 1-like isoform X1 codes for the protein MEKNEVSQSEDEFEDLQSRRFEGSYSLSADVSESESSTSSACTFSSRNQLASVSTTSSPVYLAPNSHCLPPPPIMLPVVGDRHVIISPEKPDRSKIEQPELSEAELMKERFAKLLLGEDMSGGGKGVSTALAISNAITNLAASVFGELWKLEPLSPQKKSMWRREMDWLLYVSYSIVELIPSVQEFPGGGTFEVMVTQQRSDLYVNLPALKKLDVMLINILDGFDVNEFYYVDRGIVVADGDHAEAYPGSTSSQRPSTALEEKWWLPFPKVPSKGLSEGSRKLLQHCKECTQQIFKAAVGINSSVLSEMEAPQTYLEGLPKSEKACLGEVLYHFITSDQFSPDCLLDFLDLSSEYSTLEIVNRIESSVHFWRLKSQKKKLNRSKTGLLWGSTVKGLVDTEKSKTYAQRADALLKNLKLHFPGLPQTVLDMNKIQYNKDIGQSILESYSRVMESLAFNLVARIDDLLYVDDATKQRVMAESILLHNQRGITGSRDPHNQISPMPFIEQSSSSSSQTGSPCRFLMSGSQRPRRSRHARSQPGF